The genome window CTTCACTGTGAGCAGATCGAAAAAGCCACGCAGATAGCGTTCCAAGCCGTATTTGGAACGTCCGAACTCACGTTTGCGGTGTTCAACGGGGATCTCTGTGATGCGGTAGCCGAGAGAATTAGCCAGAGCCGGGATGTAACGGTGCATTTCACCATAGAGGTTCAGCTCTTTCACCACCTCGCTGCGATAGGCTTTGAAACCACAGTTGTAATCCTTTAGCTTGAGGCGGAAGGCGCGGGCGGTGACGAAATTGAAGAAACGGGAGGGAACCACTTTGTGCAGAGGGTCGTGGCGTTTCTGCTTCCAGCCGGAAACGAGGTCCCAGCCTTCATCCAGCTTGGCCAGGAATCTCGGAATCTCCACAGGATTATCCTGCAAATCGGCGTCCAGAGTGAACACGACCTCTCCCCGGGCCAGCCTGAAACCGTATTGCAGGGCTGCCGCCTTGCCAAAATTGCGGCGAAACTTCACAATCCGGATTTGGGGATCAGCTTTGGCCAATTCCTCCATTATGGAGAAGCTTTTATCCCTGCTGCCGTCGTCAATGAAAATAATCTCATGGGCGTGGGGCTTGCAGTTGGCCACAATCTCAGCGGTGAGCCGGAGCAGGGAATCCTCTTCGTTCAAAACCGGGATCACAAAAGATAGCAACATGTTCAAACCTTTTAGAAAATGATCTTGGCGAGGGCCATCGCCAGAGCCGACACGAGCGGCATTTCCACATTATCGTCAACCGGCAGCCCGCTCATCTCGGCCAAAGTGGCTGCCAGAGCCCCGGTGAACGCCACAACTGGATGCAAATAGAAATCAGGATGCAAACCAAAGAGGAGGGCGTAGCTGAAACAGACTGCGAAGCAGGCCAGGCTCCCCTCCAGCGACTTATTCCCTTTGCCAATCTTGCGTCTACCGAAATTGATGCCCACCATCGCGGCAAAAGTATCCCCCAACGCCAGGAATGACAAGGCAAAGAACACTATCACAGGCTCGAAAAAGGCCACACAAAGCATGGCTGAGAAAAGCAGATAGGTCGCACCAGTGAAGTCGCGCAATTCATGGCGGCGCAGCACCAAACCGA of Candidatus Cloacimonadota bacterium contains these proteins:
- a CDS encoding phosphatidate cytidylyltransferase yields the protein MLKVKETLRKSIHLSSLVIPYGYRFILKDNRKLMFYVMLAAFAIMLVVEFYRFWQKSFRKTFWWIFGLVLRRHELRDFTGATYLLFSAMLCVAFFEPVIVFFALSFLALGDTFAAMVGINFGRRKIGKGNKSLEGSLACFAVCFSYALLFGLHPDFYLHPVVAFTGALAATLAEMSGLPVDDNVEMPLVSALAMALAKIIF
- a CDS encoding glycosyltransferase family 2 protein, encoding MLLSFVIPVLNEEDSLLRLTAEIVANCKPHAHEIIFIDDGSRDKSFSIMEELAKADPQIRIVKFRRNFGKAAALQYGFRLARGEVVFTLDADLQDNPVEIPRFLAKLDEGWDLVSGWKQKRHDPLHKVVPSRFFNFVTARAFRLKLKDYNCGFKAYRSEVVKELNLYGEMHRYIPALANSLGYRITEIPVEHRKREFGRSKYGLERYLRGFFDLLTVKMVTQYVKSPLYLFGRAGLLSALLGAAIMLWMAALKIFYGQPISNRLPLFLGITLILGGLQFISLGLVSELIINRISPLRELPVSVEKTVNISAEELSESC